The Bacteroidota bacterium genome includes a region encoding these proteins:
- a CDS encoding T9SS type A sorting domain-containing protein, which translates to MKNSNLIITLLLFSLLSYLNVNGQLSNLVIIPETDYTLEAKPAVDGNIIALSNPQGCCDLDMTLTKMDPIGNIIWSYSIDTTPLYESLYNVFNISDGNIVVIMGVTLLQFNPIGELIYYKEFNSENLGFSPIPDDMNNNSYVDIQQIGDEFIFLTRGHSAFPTSSVFYAVTRIDQTGNSIWSYAFLLDPYFYPVNLTAEGEFIYVTTRESYFNTRISKINTVTGLIVAENEFTINSSIKDRIDISTGFLETRMNYSLDTVSDILIKYNYDCDTLWSKEYEYPIEDSSNAMLKLLQLGSGGLLSCNLRYNTALGENEYVLQYYDENGDTTLQINNFLSTPSFEIVNFESWGDKLIFTGVYYDLLGENSGFVLVTDTLGDFLQLTINGTVFQDLNGNGSLDPEEFSFHDRIITSDVGEYYGVTNSEGEYILKLYAYGIYNLSTENPEYWDIISPSSHLINFDPLLDGDTIFNQDFLLDYSTPVKDIRTTLYQAKIRPGSETYSELTIENIGNQIVTDVTAYLQHPSGLTYTGGTPYTDYTDTIFTLSMPILEPYAPVSFIAEYIGSIDLELGDEKIFIGKTDPILEDINPTNNIDTVIYPVINSWDPNHKTVFPAGFSEEGYIDPNTEWLEYTIEFQNLGNAPAIFVNIMDVIDSDLDLTSIQILGAKHNYWMEITGTNNIIWHFENINLPDSASDPLGSCGFITYKIKINEEATVGTVITNTAFIYFDYNDAVITNTTKTTLELPNSIQEFNKYLNVYPNPAGDHIILQLEEENTSSCNIKIYNINGEVVLNGVLEAGNQMIQINSSNYPNGIYFINCSDVDGIFKTNAKFIVAH; encoded by the coding sequence ATGAAAAATAGTAACCTAATAATTACATTATTATTATTCAGCCTTTTGTCTTATTTAAATGTAAACGGACAACTTTCAAATCTGGTTATTATACCTGAAACAGATTATACATTAGAGGCAAAACCAGCAGTAGATGGTAACATTATTGCCTTAAGCAATCCACAAGGTTGCTGCGACCTGGATATGACCCTTACTAAAATGGATCCGATTGGAAACATTATTTGGTCATATTCAATAGATACCACACCGCTTTATGAAAGTCTCTATAATGTTTTCAATATTTCTGATGGTAACATAGTTGTAATTATGGGGGTTACACTATTGCAATTTAATCCAATTGGAGAGTTAATTTACTATAAAGAATTTAACAGTGAAAATCTGGGATTTTCTCCAATTCCTGATGATATGAACAACAATTCATATGTAGATATACAACAAATTGGTGATGAATTTATTTTTTTAACACGAGGTCACTCAGCTTTCCCTACAAGTTCAGTTTTCTATGCCGTTACAAGAATAGACCAGACAGGTAATTCAATTTGGTCGTATGCATTTTTATTGGATCCATATTTTTATCCAGTAAACCTTACTGCTGAAGGTGAGTTTATTTATGTAACTACTCGTGAATCATATTTTAACACCAGAATCTCAAAAATAAATACAGTTACTGGGTTGATTGTTGCAGAAAATGAGTTTACTATTAATTCTTCCATAAAAGATAGGATAGATATCAGTACCGGTTTTCTAGAAACGCGCATGAATTATTCACTTGATACCGTTTCCGATATTTTAATAAAGTATAACTATGATTGTGATACATTATGGTCTAAAGAATATGAATATCCTATTGAAGATAGCTCAAATGCTATGCTCAAATTACTTCAATTAGGCAGCGGTGGATTACTTAGTTGTAATCTGAGATATAATACAGCACTTGGAGAAAATGAATATGTATTGCAATATTATGATGAAAATGGTGATACAACTCTACAAATAAATAACTTTCTTTCGACTCCTTCTTTCGAAATCGTAAATTTTGAAAGCTGGGGTGACAAATTAATTTTCACGGGTGTATACTATGATTTATTAGGCGAAAACAGCGGGTTTGTTTTGGTGACAGATACCTTGGGTGATTTTCTTCAATTAACAATAAATGGAACTGTATTCCAAGATTTAAATGGAAATGGCTCACTTGATCCTGAAGAATTTAGTTTTCATGATAGAATTATAACTTCTGATGTTGGCGAATATTACGGTGTTACAAACTCGGAGGGTGAATATATTTTAAAATTATATGCCTACGGAATCTATAATTTATCTACGGAGAATCCTGAATATTGGGATATAATCTCCCCTAGTTCACATTTAATAAATTTTGATCCATTATTAGATGGAGATACCATATTTAATCAGGATTTTCTGTTGGATTATTCAACACCTGTTAAAGATATTCGCACTACCTTATATCAGGCAAAAATCAGACCCGGATCTGAAACTTATAGTGAATTAACAATAGAAAATATTGGGAATCAAATTGTTACTGACGTGACGGCATATTTACAACATCCCTCCGGATTAACATACACCGGCGGGACTCCTTATACTGATTATACTGACACGATATTCACTTTATCAATGCCTATACTTGAACCTTATGCACCTGTCTCATTTATTGCTGAATATATTGGAAGTATTGATCTGGAATTAGGAGATGAAAAAATATTCATCGGTAAAACAGACCCTATTTTAGAAGATATTAATCCAACGAATAATATTGACACAGTAATTTATCCTGTAATTAATTCCTGGGATCCAAATCATAAAACAGTGTTCCCTGCAGGTTTTAGTGAAGAAGGATATATCGACCCCAATACCGAATGGCTTGAATATACCATTGAATTCCAAAACCTCGGAAATGCACCAGCAATTTTTGTAAATATTATGGATGTAATCGACAGTGATCTTGACCTTACAAGTATTCAAATATTAGGTGCTAAACACAATTACTGGATGGAAATTACAGGAACTAATAATATTATTTGGCATTTTGAAAATATCAATTTACCTGATAGTGCAAGTGATCCGCTTGGTAGTTGTGGATTTATTACTTATAAAATTAAAATAAATGAAGAGGCAACCGTTGGCACTGTAATTACAAACACTGCATTTATTTATTTTGATTATAATGATGCTGTTATTACAAACACAACCAAAACAACTCTTGAACTACCAAATTCCATTCAGGAATTTAATAAGTATTTAAATGTATATCCCAATCCTGCCGGAGATCATATTATTTTGCAATTAGAAGAAGAAAATACTTCCAGTTGTAATATTAAAATTTATAATATTAACGGCGAAGTTGTTTTAAATGGAGTTCTTGAGGCTGGAAATCAAATGATACAAATTAATTCGTCAAATTATCCGAATGGGATATATTTTATTAATTGTTCCGATGTTGACGGAATATTTAAAACGAATGCTAAATTTATTGTGGCACATTAA
- a CDS encoding SBBP repeat-containing protein: protein MFFNPNKTILCYTQKFISLILILQCSIFSVSGQNNAVYNTENTNLSIPVLFVENVGQLEDMNGQPVPNVLFTAQLPDLQVFITTSGITFLTLEKKSPIEHYLIDRKVQWERIEMLLDGAHIKAENIVKTVSGITQYHIYNSQKPDGVHSSPITKILIKEIYPGIDWEIYNSDEKGFKYNFIVHPFADPDIIKIKYNSGDKIVLNQSGQIELFSKHGNLSENKPISFTQTGDVIETSFLRINAGNNFNELKVKFLIGDYDKRKQLIIDPELHWCTYYGGAMEECFNSVTTDLDGNLFLTGWTDSPNFPVSDAGTFYQGVKSADEEAVILKFSPAHVLIWATFYGGNHEDWGHSITTDNAGNVFVAGETVSNTFPTYNAGTYYDGTLGSDEDVFILKFDNDGNRLWATFYGGSKKEGGYSICTDPSGNIFVTGYTDSNDFPKLNAGTYYQAAMAGIEDLFILKFDNAGNRLWATYCGGSLFDNGYAITSDIIGNIFITGITRSINFPTYDAGTYYQPAMAGDTDIVILKFANNGTRLWSTYYGGTLADYGNSIITDIFDNIFISGYTESTNFPVQDNGTFFQSVNGGQTDACLLKFDNSGNRIWSTYIGGTGKENMFKWDGLAMDICNNIYTTFTTFSSAMPLLDAGCSSYYDGTYAGFGDLFISRFTNDGIQTWATYFGFEDEDLNSCIGIDNLDGKSLYMTGQYNEYDPGEAVPLVNPGGGAYYDGSHNGDDEAFIAQFIPVPLDITTNNSNICACLDTAIALPDCGIAPYTFLWSDGQTTQTAINLCAGIYTVTVTDADCSVDSATIEIICLLPVTLETFYGENRDLTNTLFWTTASENNSALFIVEKMGEEGKFVPIGEITAAGNSTELKQYTFVDDMPYSGNNYYRLNQMDLNGNTKYSDIINVTVETPDQVVIYPNPFQENINIDIINSNLSNLYSVQIFDLSANLLVNAELSSTNTNKLNLSNLNSGTYLMRVFSDKNLIYSSVIIKDL, encoded by the coding sequence ATGTTTTTCAACCCAAACAAAACTATCCTCTGTTACACACAAAAATTTATTAGTTTAATTTTAATTCTCCAATGTTCCATTTTCTCTGTATCCGGGCAAAATAATGCTGTATACAATACCGAAAATACGAATTTGAGTATACCTGTGCTTTTTGTTGAAAATGTTGGTCAATTGGAGGATATGAATGGTCAACCGGTTCCAAATGTTCTTTTCACTGCGCAGTTACCTGATCTGCAGGTTTTTATTACAACGAGTGGTATCACCTTTCTCACACTTGAAAAAAAATCACCAATAGAACATTATTTGATTGATCGAAAGGTGCAATGGGAGCGTATAGAAATGCTGTTGGATGGTGCACATATCAAGGCTGAAAATATTGTTAAAACTGTTTCAGGTATTACCCAATACCACATTTACAATTCGCAAAAACCGGATGGTGTGCATTCATCACCAATTACCAAAATATTAATTAAGGAAATTTACCCGGGTATCGATTGGGAAATATATAATTCTGATGAAAAGGGTTTTAAATATAATTTTATTGTTCATCCATTTGCCGACCCTGATATTATTAAAATAAAATATAACTCCGGAGATAAAATAGTTTTAAACCAAAGTGGCCAGATCGAATTATTTTCAAAACATGGTAATTTATCTGAAAACAAACCAATAAGTTTCACACAAACCGGCGATGTGATTGAAACATCTTTTTTAAGAATTAATGCTGGAAATAATTTTAACGAACTTAAAGTAAAATTTTTGATCGGTGATTATGATAAAAGGAAACAATTAATTATTGATCCTGAATTACATTGGTGCACTTATTATGGAGGTGCGATGGAGGAATGTTTTAACAGTGTAACTACAGATTTAGATGGTAATTTATTTCTTACCGGATGGACCGATTCTCCGAATTTTCCTGTTTCGGATGCAGGAACATTTTATCAGGGTGTAAAATCCGCCGATGAAGAAGCGGTAATTTTAAAATTTTCACCTGCGCATGTTTTAATTTGGGCAACATTTTATGGTGGGAATCATGAGGATTGGGGCCATTCCATTACAACAGATAATGCAGGAAATGTTTTTGTGGCAGGAGAAACGGTTTCCAATACATTTCCTACCTACAATGCCGGAACATATTATGATGGAACACTCGGAAGTGATGAAGATGTATTTATTTTAAAATTTGATAATGACGGAAACAGATTGTGGGCAACATTTTACGGCGGCTCCAAAAAGGAAGGAGGTTATTCTATTTGTACCGATCCATCCGGAAATATTTTTGTTACGGGATATACCGATTCGAACGATTTTCCTAAATTAAATGCAGGCACTTATTATCAAGCTGCTATGGCGGGAATTGAAGATCTGTTTATTCTAAAATTTGATAATGCAGGAAACAGATTATGGGCAACGTATTGCGGAGGAAGTTTATTCGATAACGGATATGCAATAACCTCCGATATTATTGGAAATATATTTATAACCGGAATTACCAGATCAATTAATTTTCCAACGTATGATGCAGGAACTTACTACCAACCTGCTATGGCCGGAGATACAGATATTGTTATCTTAAAATTTGCGAATAATGGCACCAGATTATGGTCCACTTATTATGGTGGCACCTTAGCCGATTATGGCAATAGTATTATTACCGACATTTTTGATAATATTTTTATTTCGGGATACACAGAATCAACAAATTTTCCGGTGCAGGATAATGGCACTTTTTTTCAGTCGGTAAACGGAGGTCAAACAGACGCATGCCTTTTAAAATTTGACAACAGTGGAAATAGAATTTGGTCAACTTATATAGGTGGTACCGGAAAAGAAAATATGTTTAAATGGGATGGATTGGCAATGGATATTTGTAACAATATATATACAACATTCACAACTTTTTCATCTGCTATGCCATTATTAGATGCAGGATGCAGCAGTTATTACGATGGAACTTATGCGGGTTTTGGTGACCTGTTTATTTCACGGTTTACCAATGATGGAATTCAAACCTGGGCTACCTATTTTGGTTTTGAAGATGAAGACCTTAATAGTTGCATAGGAATTGATAATCTTGACGGAAAATCATTATATATGACCGGACAATACAATGAATACGACCCGGGTGAAGCTGTACCTTTGGTAAATCCCGGTGGTGGTGCCTATTATGATGGTTCGCATAATGGGGATGATGAAGCATTTATTGCGCAATTTATTCCGGTGCCATTAGATATTACTACAAATAATTCAAATATTTGCGCTTGTTTGGATACTGCAATTGCACTACCTGATTGTGGAATAGCTCCCTATACTTTTTTGTGGAGCGATGGACAAACCACCCAAACGGCAATTAATTTATGCGCCGGAATTTATACGGTAACGGTAACGGATGCCGATTGCAGTGTTGATAGTGCTACTATTGAAATAATATGTTTACTACCTGTTACACTCGAAACATTTTATGGTGAAAATAGGGACTTAACTAATACTTTGTTTTGGACCACCGCAAGTGAAAATAATTCTGCCCTTTTTATTGTGGAGAAAATGGGGGAGGAGGGTAAATTCGTCCCAATTGGTGAAATTACAGCAGCAGGAAATTCAACGGAATTAAAGCAATACACTTTTGTTGATGATATGCCTTATTCGGGCAATAATTATTATCGCCTAAATCAAATGGATCTAAATGGGAATACTAAATACAGTGATATTATAAATGTTACAGTTGAAACACCTGATCAGGTTGTGATATACCCGAATCCTTTTCAGGAAAACATTAATATTGATATAATTAACAGTAATTTATCAAATTTATATTCTGTCCAAATTTTTGATCTCTCCGCAAATTTATTGGTTAATGCAGAGTTATCTTCCACCAACACAAACAAACTCAACTTAAGTAACTTGAATTCAGGAACATACTTAATGCGTGTTTTTTCGGATAAAAATTTAATTTATTCTTCCGTAATAATCAAGGATCTGTAA
- a CDS encoding DUF4331 family protein, with protein MKKIFINNTGKLSAILIALMMFAGSFRASASSHREAPLIADDPLADNTDLYAFRSPDNPDMITIIANYIPLQLPQGGPNYSTFGENIRYEIHIDNNIATLGDDIIFRFTFTRTDEDPTTFFNIRLGAENIKMTYLMERSTDGGVTFTTLVTDGMVPPPNIGARSINDPVVGLGTSYYSLVADAVTALPGGGKVYAGPADDPFFVDLGGIFDLGDAPRAGGTPHDGVACMNVHVIAIQIPISSLQKDGLTAAMADDILDSDFVIGVWASASRQTMRTLNGDGTETTSGDWIQVSRLGMPLTNEAVIPIGQKDYWNSLSPYGEDPAHFEYFFNPELGLYMDDDLFGGAVPAFSALRIQKASLGAYDFTNGADGLWPLKGTAAVAGTALDDAIYGTLLLPAAGKPRSVDLWPIFFTGAPNFPPYQLATGKAGNPLAVGKPFINNFLPNGGDMLRLNMAVPPTPRTDPAFSSLGLVQAAVLGLTDPTYTATASLEFIPNMDGFPNGRRLEDDVTRIELQAVSGIVLAAIGLWYDDYDPLVDPSPVTTDLLDVYLYTTGVEANDAPLRTKFPYVQNPWAGDGKCGGLPVDYIGETECDAATSLTATTVDPSTVFLSWSAEDGTSYRIDYRLAGGGEITKVPVVANFHTLGGLTPCTAYEYRILVHCPVDGKLFSAWFPFSTPCKEGEMMENMMEIFPNPATESITVGYLTDDAGSVTISVLDITGKKYISEVKEAVSGINSYSLNLGNLESGVYFVQIKNGENQVIDKVIVNK; from the coding sequence ATGAAAAAGATATTTATAAATAATACGGGAAAGTTAAGCGCAATACTCATCGCACTGATGATGTTCGCAGGTTCTTTCCGCGCCTCGGCTTCTAGCCACAGAGAGGCTCCGCTTATTGCCGACGATCCCTTGGCAGATAATACGGATCTATACGCTTTCCGCAGCCCTGATAATCCGGATATGATCACAATTATTGCAAATTATATCCCATTGCAACTGCCACAAGGTGGACCAAATTACTCCACATTCGGAGAGAATATTCGTTATGAAATTCACATCGATAATAATATTGCAACCTTAGGTGATGATATTATATTTCGATTCACCTTCACCAGAACAGATGAAGATCCGACCACTTTCTTCAATATCCGTTTAGGTGCAGAAAATATCAAAATGACCTATTTAATGGAAAGAAGTACTGATGGTGGAGTAACATTCACAACATTAGTTACAGATGGAATGGTGCCTCCACCGAATATCGGAGCACGTTCTATCAACGATCCGGTTGTTGGTCTCGGAACATCTTACTATAGCCTTGTGGCTGATGCAGTTACTGCATTACCTGGTGGTGGAAAAGTATATGCCGGTCCTGCTGATGATCCATTTTTTGTTGACTTAGGTGGTATTTTCGATCTTGGAGATGCTCCAAGAGCAGGTGGAACACCTCACGATGGTGTTGCTTGTATGAACGTGCATGTAATTGCAATTCAGATCCCTATTTCTTCTTTGCAAAAAGATGGTTTAACAGCTGCTATGGCAGATGATATTCTTGACAGCGATTTCGTTATCGGTGTTTGGGCAAGTGCAAGTCGCCAAACAATGAGAACTTTAAATGGTGACGGAACTGAAACAACTTCAGGTGACTGGATCCAGGTTTCTCGTTTAGGTATGCCTTTAACCAATGAGGCAGTTATTCCAATCGGACAAAAAGATTATTGGAATTCTTTATCTCCTTACGGTGAAGATCCAGCTCACTTTGAATATTTCTTCAATCCTGAATTAGGTTTATATATGGATGATGATCTATTTGGTGGTGCAGTGCCGGCTTTTTCTGCATTGAGAATTCAAAAAGCATCTTTAGGTGCATATGACTTTACAAACGGTGCCGATGGTTTATGGCCATTAAAAGGAACTGCAGCTGTTGCAGGAACTGCTTTGGATGATGCTATTTACGGTACTTTATTATTACCTGCAGCAGGTAAACCGCGTTCGGTTGACCTTTGGCCAATATTTTTTACAGGTGCACCTAATTTTCCGCCTTATCAATTGGCAACAGGAAAAGCCGGTAACCCATTGGCAGTTGGTAAACCTTTCATCAACAATTTTTTACCGAATGGTGGTGACATGCTACGTTTAAACATGGCAGTTCCTCCAACTCCAAGAACAGATCCTGCTTTCAGCTCTTTAGGTCTTGTTCAGGCTGCGGTATTAGGTTTAACTGATCCTACTTATACAGCAACTGCATCTTTAGAATTCATTCCTAACATGGATGGTTTCCCTAACGGTCGCCGTTTGGAAGATGATGTTACTCGTATCGAATTACAAGCTGTAAGCGGTATCGTTTTAGCAGCTATCGGATTATGGTATGATGATTATGATCCTTTAGTAGATCCTTCACCTGTTACCACTGATCTATTGGATGTATATTTATATACAACCGGTGTAGAAGCAAATGATGCTCCATTAAGAACTAAATTCCCATATGTTCAAAACCCTTGGGCTGGCGACGGTAAATGCGGTGGTTTACCTGTGGATTATATTGGTGAAACTGAATGTGATGCAGCAACTTCATTAACTGCTACTACTGTAGATCCTTCAACAGTATTCCTTAGCTGGAGTGCAGAAGATGGAACATCTTATCGTATTGATTATAGATTAGCAGGTGGTGGTGAAATTACAAAAGTGCCTGTTGTTGCTAATTTTCATACTTTAGGTGGATTAACTCCATGCACAGCATATGAATACCGTATTTTGGTTCATTGCCCTGTTGACGGAAAATTATTTTCAGCGTGGTTCCCATTCTCTACTCCTTGTAAAGAAGGTGAAATGATGGAAAACATGATGGAAATTTTCCCTAATCCTGCAACCGAATCTATAACTGTTGGATATCTTACAGATGATGCAGGTTCAGTTACGATCAGTGTATTAGATATTACAGGAAAAAAATATATCAGCGAAGTAAAAGAAGCAGTTTCAGGAATAAATTCTTATTCATTGAATTTAGGAAATCTTGAAAGCGGAGTTTATTTTGTTCAAATTAAAAATGGTGAAAACCAGGTTATCGATAAAGTTATCGTTAACAAATAA
- a CDS encoding T9SS type A sorting domain-containing protein, protein MKTIIRIFTLLLLLVMHKTVFTQAGGVTFITGSEWTWTAETKPTTDGNLIALSGSFDDGINQYKLTKLDLDGDVIWSNDTVFPDYGNYNDIFSLEDGSFVVFNGNHFLKFNSVGELTSFKVLTPDELGYDPIPEDIGTIDYGDVLQIEDGFIYISQGSTGFERIIAVTKLDENGNSIWSYAYILDIAFCQSATLHDGYLYLRLESSYIENTNYLYKIDTLTGSIVSETEIEGTIYYCSLLNTGTGILEFATFQDSLNINDLFIKYDYEGDTSWIKKYEYTGMGIGDYRDPVLLESGNIIQYGSVLNPDGEEEYIISYYNSEGDSLFRVNNFLEHEPFKIKDMQLSGENLIFSGQFNGLDDVNWGFVLITDTLGNFFQLVINGHVYYDENTNGVVDDFEYRFHDRIIYTDPPVFLSATNSEGEYYLHFYEEGSYTITTDNPEYWDIIDPAVYTINFEEIMGGDTLFNTDFRLDYTIPITDLRITVNQQNIRPGFPTSTTLTVESIGNQIVEDATAYLNHPSGLNYTGGTPYTDYTDTTITWSIPELVPNEPIALSVEYNASPDLIFGDHKLIVGSIEPVIGDFAAENNIDSVVEVITGPYDPNHKTVDPAGFSEEGYIDPTTEWLEYTIEFQNIGNAPANFVNIVDVIDNDLDLTSIQILGAKHNYWMEITGTSNIIWHFENINLPDSASDPLGSCGFITYKIKINDEATVGTVITNTAFIYFDYNDAVITNTTKTTLELPNSIQEFNKYLNVYPNPAGDHIIMQLEEENTSGYNIKIYNINGEVILDEVLDAGQQMIQINSANFPNGIYFINCSDVGGIFKTNAKFIVAH, encoded by the coding sequence ATGAAAACTATAATTAGAATTTTTACACTCCTCCTTTTGCTGGTAATGCATAAAACTGTTTTTACTCAAGCCGGCGGAGTAACATTTATAACCGGGTCTGAATGGACATGGACTGCAGAAACAAAGCCCACAACAGATGGGAACTTAATTGCTTTAAGCGGATCTTTCGATGACGGAATTAATCAATATAAACTGACCAAACTTGATTTGGATGGAGATGTAATTTGGTCAAATGACACTGTTTTTCCTGATTATGGTAACTATAACGACATTTTTAGCTTAGAGGATGGCAGTTTTGTCGTATTTAATGGGAATCATTTTCTCAAATTTAATTCAGTCGGTGAACTAACCAGCTTCAAAGTCCTTACGCCGGATGAACTTGGTTATGACCCAATTCCAGAAGATATAGGAACAATCGATTATGGAGATGTCCTTCAAATTGAAGATGGATTTATTTATATTTCACAGGGATCTACTGGTTTTGAAAGAATAATTGCTGTAACTAAATTAGATGAAAATGGAAACTCTATTTGGTCATATGCTTATATTTTGGATATTGCCTTTTGCCAAAGTGCAACCTTACATGATGGATATTTATATTTAAGGTTAGAATCATCATACATTGAAAACACGAATTATCTTTACAAGATTGATACATTAACAGGATCAATTGTTTCTGAAACGGAAATTGAAGGTACAATTTACTACTGTAGTCTATTGAATACCGGAACCGGAATTCTTGAATTTGCAACCTTTCAAGATTCTTTAAATATCAATGATCTATTTATCAAATATGATTATGAAGGCGATACCTCATGGATCAAAAAATACGAATATACTGGAATGGGTATTGGAGATTATCGAGATCCCGTTTTATTAGAGAGTGGAAATATCATTCAATATGGTAGTGTTTTAAATCCAGATGGCGAAGAAGAATATATTATTAGTTATTATAATAGTGAAGGAGATTCATTATTCAGAGTAAACAATTTTTTAGAACATGAGCCTTTTAAAATTAAGGACATGCAGTTATCAGGTGAAAATCTTATTTTCTCAGGGCAATTTAATGGATTAGATGATGTTAACTGGGGGTTTGTCCTAATTACTGATACTTTGGGGAATTTCTTTCAATTGGTAATTAATGGTCATGTTTATTACGATGAAAATACAAATGGAGTTGTTGATGATTTTGAATATCGTTTTCACGATCGCATTATTTACACAGATCCACCGGTTTTTTTAAGTGCTACAAATTCTGAGGGGGAATATTATTTGCATTTTTATGAAGAAGGGAGTTATACCATCACTACTGATAACCCTGAATATTGGGATATAATTGACCCTGCAGTATACACAATAAATTTTGAAGAAATAATGGGTGGAGATACTCTTTTTAATACAGATTTTCGTCTGGATTATACAATTCCAATAACGGATCTTAGAATTACTGTAAATCAACAAAATATAAGACCAGGCTTTCCGACTTCAACTACATTGACTGTAGAAAGTATCGGCAATCAAATTGTTGAAGACGCAACAGCATATTTAAATCACCCATCAGGTTTAAATTATACAGGTGGTACACCTTATACTGATTATACTGATACTACCATCACCTGGTCAATTCCAGAGCTTGTACCTAATGAACCTATTGCCCTATCTGTTGAATACAATGCCAGTCCTGATTTAATATTTGGTGATCACAAATTGATAGTTGGCTCAATAGAACCTGTAATTGGGGACTTCGCAGCTGAAAATAATATTGATAGTGTGGTGGAAGTTATAACCGGCCCATATGATCCCAATCACAAAACGGTTGATCCTGCAGGCTTTAGTGAAGAAGGGTATATCGACCCTACCACCGAATGGCTCGAATACACTATTGAATTCCAAAATATCGGAAATGCACCGGCAAATTTTGTAAATATAGTTGACGTTATTGATAACGATCTTGACCTTACAAGTATTCAAATATTAGGTGCTAAACACAATTACTGGATGGAAATAACCGGCACCAGCAATATTATCTGGCATTTTGAAAATATTAATTTACCTGATAGTGCAAGTGATCCGCTTGGTAGTTGTGGATTTATCACCTATAAAATTAAAATAAACGATGAGGCAACCGTTGGCACTGTAATTACAAACACTGCATTTATTTATTTTGATTACAATGATGCAGTTATTACAAATACAACCAAAACAACTCTGGAACTTCCAAATTCCATTCAGGAATTTAATAAGTATTTAAATGTATATCCAAATCCTGCCGGAGACCATATTATTATGCAATTAGAGGAAGAAAATACCTCAGGTTATAATATCAAAATATATAATATTAACGGCGAAGTTATTTTAGATGAAGTTCTGGATGCCGGCCAACAAATGATACAAATTAATTCAGCGAATTTTCCGAATGGGATATATTTTATCAATTGTTCCGATGTTGGCGGAATATTTAAAACGAATGCTAAATTTATTGTGGCACATTAA